The Sander vitreus isolate 19-12246 chromosome 5, sanVit1, whole genome shotgun sequence genome includes a region encoding these proteins:
- the vdac3 gene encoding voltage-dependent anion-selective channel protein 3 isoform X2: protein MAEKGLGCEVQQDKTGKGMQAGNKGHCVTCQHHAPKGHGTMAVPPSYSDLGKSAKDIFNKGFGYGILKLDVKTKSQSGVEFSTSGSNNTDTGKSGGHLETKYKLNELGLNFNQKWNTDNTLTTEITMEDQLAKGLKLGLDASFVPNTGKKSAKLKSGYKCDFVNVGCDLDFDMSGPTVHAAAVLGYEGWLAGYQLAFDTSKSKLTQNNFSLGYKAGDFQLHTNVNDGTEFGGSIYQKVNSNLETAVHLAWTAGSNNTSFGIGAKYQLDKDASLSTKVNNACLVGVGYTQTLRPG from the exons ATGGCAGAGAAAGGATTGGGGTGTGAGGTGCAGCAGGACAAGACAGGAAAAGGCATGCAGGCAGGCAACAAAGGCCACTGTGTGACATGTCAGCACCACGCACCTAAGGGACATG GCACAATGGCCGTCCCTCCTTCATACTCAGACTTGGGGAAATCTGCCAAAGACATCTTCAACAAGGGCTTTG gATATGGAATTCTAAAGCTGGATGTTAAGACCAAGTCCCAGAGTGGTGTT GAGTTTTCCACCTCCGGCTCCAACAACACTGACACAGGAAAGTCAGGAGGCCACCTGGAGACCAAGTACAAATTGAATGAGCTGGGCCTCAACTTCAACCAGAAATGGAACACAGACAACACTCTCACCACAGAAATCACCATGGAGGACCAG CTGGCTAAAGGTCTGAAGCTTGGTTTGGATGCGTCATTTGTGCCCAACACTGG CAAGAAGAGCGCCAAACTGAAATCAGGCTACAAATGTGACTTTGTAAATGTTGGCTGTGACCTGGACTTCGACATGTCCGGTCCCACTGTCCATGCAGCTGCTGTGTTGGGCTACGAGGGCTGGCTGGCAGGCTACCAGTTGGCTTTTGACACATCCAAATCTAAACTGACCCAGAACAACTTTTCCCTTGGATACAAGGCCGGTGACTTCCAGCTTCACACCAACGT TAATGATGGCACAGAGTTCGGTGGCTCCATTTACCAAAAGGTGAACAGCAACTTAGAGACGGCAGTCCACCTGGCCTGGACAGctggcagcaacaacacaagctTTGGAATTGGAGCCAAATACCAGCTGGATAAGGATGCCTCCCTGTCT ACCAAAGTTAACAACGCCTGCCTAGTTGGAGTTGGATACACACAAACCCTCAGGCCAGGTTAG
- the enkd1 gene encoding enkurin domain-containing protein 1 has product MCEGPSSISGPIPPDPSLFPQYYTRPASARGRLEGNHDGTMALLSGPLAPDPMLYPGCYSARTPPHRPRISPNATHILERGQRGVVGELLKLEGVSITPVPKQKQRVHDFGKENVRRLREIQRRCKEHEAERAQSRPVPVKALWTSSKYENVPSRVMVQLQVSSPTTKPQCQTFLKAHSTAPPRPRSKTSPVALQRPASCNSIQDQNLQLQVQGQTIDFIKHNARSAGKTVMRRSQSLTNLRDKPVPSAVKGQVPQYLEERKEQWHKEEEERRRNASDPTAPAGHTLMPESERQETLKSLKETHRSLVTELLSLPLKADNLSVRSRRAHLDCRLSEIEEAIKIFSRDKVYVKIDS; this is encoded by the exons ATGTGTGAGGGACCTTCATCAATATCTGGGCCAATCCCCCCAGATCCTTCTCTGTTTCCTCAGTACTACACACGACCTGCTTCGG CACGTGGCCGTTTAGAGGGAAACCATGATGGGACTATGGCCCTGCTCTCAGGGCCGCTTGCTCCAGATCCTATGTTGTACCCTGGCTGCTACAGTGCTCGTACCCCACCACATCGTCCCCGTATCAGTCCTAATGCCACCCATATTCTGGAACGAGGACAGAGAGGGGTAGTGGGAGAACTACTCAAACTAGAAGGTGTCTCTATCACCCCTGTTCCCAAACAGA AACAGCGGGTACATGACTTTGGTAAAGAGAATGTGCGTCGGCTCAGGGAGATCCAGAGACGCTGCAAAGAGCATGAGGCTGAGAGAGCACAGTCTCGTCCGGTTCCAGTCAAAGCTCTTTGGACCTCGTCCAAATATGAGAACGTCCCATCCAGGGTGATGGTCCAGCTACAG GTTTCCAGTCCAACTACTAAACCACAGTGCCAAACATTTTTGAAGGCCCACTCTACTGCCCCACCAAGACCACGCTCCAAAACCTCTCCTGTAGCTTTGCAACGCCCTGCCTCCTGCAACTCCATACAGGACCAGAACTTGCAA TTACAGGTGCAAGGCCAGACAATAGACTTCATAAAACATAATGCCCGGTCTGCAGGAAAAACTGTGATGCGTCGGTCCCAGTCACTGACAAACCTTAGAGATAAGCCTGTCCCCAGTGCAGTCAAGGGACAGGTGCCTCAGTA TCTTGAGGAAAGGAAGGAGCAGTGGcataaagaggaggaggagaggaggaggaacgcATCTGATCCTACAGCCCCAGCTGGTCACACCCTGATGCctgagagtgagagacaggAGACACTGAAGTCCCTCAAAGAGA CCCATCGCTCACTGGTGACTGAGctgctgtctctccctctcaaaGCTGACAATCTGAGTGTTCGTTCACGTCGGGCTCATCTTGATTGTAGGCTTTCCGAAATCGAGGAGGCCATTAAGATATTCTCCAGGGACAAAGTTTATGTAAAAATAGATTCCTAA
- the vdac3 gene encoding voltage-dependent anion-selective channel protein 3 isoform X3: protein MAVPPSYSDLGKSAKDIFNKGFGYGILKLDVKTKSQSGVEFSTSGSNNTDTGKSGGHLETKYKLNELGLNFNQKWNTDNTLTTEITMEDQLAKGLKLGLDASFVPNTGKKSAKLKSGYKCDFVNVGCDLDFDMSGPTVHAAAVLGYEGWLAGYQLAFDTSKSKLTQNNFSLGYKAGDFQLHTNVNDGTEFGGSIYQKVNSNLETAVHLAWTAGSNNTSFGIGAKYQLDKDASLSTKVNNACLVGVGYTQTLRPGVKLTLSGLIDGKNMNGGGHKVGLGFELEA from the exons ATGGCCGTCCCTCCTTCATACTCAGACTTGGGGAAATCTGCCAAAGACATCTTCAACAAGGGCTTTG gATATGGAATTCTAAAGCTGGATGTTAAGACCAAGTCCCAGAGTGGTGTT GAGTTTTCCACCTCCGGCTCCAACAACACTGACACAGGAAAGTCAGGAGGCCACCTGGAGACCAAGTACAAATTGAATGAGCTGGGCCTCAACTTCAACCAGAAATGGAACACAGACAACACTCTCACCACAGAAATCACCATGGAGGACCAG CTGGCTAAAGGTCTGAAGCTTGGTTTGGATGCGTCATTTGTGCCCAACACTGG CAAGAAGAGCGCCAAACTGAAATCAGGCTACAAATGTGACTTTGTAAATGTTGGCTGTGACCTGGACTTCGACATGTCCGGTCCCACTGTCCATGCAGCTGCTGTGTTGGGCTACGAGGGCTGGCTGGCAGGCTACCAGTTGGCTTTTGACACATCCAAATCTAAACTGACCCAGAACAACTTTTCCCTTGGATACAAGGCCGGTGACTTCCAGCTTCACACCAACGT TAATGATGGCACAGAGTTCGGTGGCTCCATTTACCAAAAGGTGAACAGCAACTTAGAGACGGCAGTCCACCTGGCCTGGACAGctggcagcaacaacacaagctTTGGAATTGGAGCCAAATACCAGCTGGATAAGGATGCCTCCCTGTCT ACCAAAGTTAACAACGCCTGCCTAGTTGGAGTTGGATACACACAAACCCTCAGGCCAG GAGTGAAGCTCACCCTCTCAGGGCTGATAGACGGGAAGAACATGAACGGCGGTGGACACAAAGTCGGCTTGGGTTTCGAGCTGGAAGCGTAA
- the vdac3 gene encoding voltage-dependent anion-selective channel protein 3 isoform X1 yields MAEKGLGCEVQQDKTGKGMQAGNKGHCVTCQHHAPKGHGTMAVPPSYSDLGKSAKDIFNKGFGYGILKLDVKTKSQSGVEFSTSGSNNTDTGKSGGHLETKYKLNELGLNFNQKWNTDNTLTTEITMEDQLAKGLKLGLDASFVPNTGKKSAKLKSGYKCDFVNVGCDLDFDMSGPTVHAAAVLGYEGWLAGYQLAFDTSKSKLTQNNFSLGYKAGDFQLHTNVNDGTEFGGSIYQKVNSNLETAVHLAWTAGSNNTSFGIGAKYQLDKDASLSTKVNNACLVGVGYTQTLRPGVKLTLSGLIDGKNMNGGGHKVGLGFELEA; encoded by the exons ATGGCAGAGAAAGGATTGGGGTGTGAGGTGCAGCAGGACAAGACAGGAAAAGGCATGCAGGCAGGCAACAAAGGCCACTGTGTGACATGTCAGCACCACGCACCTAAGGGACATG GCACAATGGCCGTCCCTCCTTCATACTCAGACTTGGGGAAATCTGCCAAAGACATCTTCAACAAGGGCTTTG gATATGGAATTCTAAAGCTGGATGTTAAGACCAAGTCCCAGAGTGGTGTT GAGTTTTCCACCTCCGGCTCCAACAACACTGACACAGGAAAGTCAGGAGGCCACCTGGAGACCAAGTACAAATTGAATGAGCTGGGCCTCAACTTCAACCAGAAATGGAACACAGACAACACTCTCACCACAGAAATCACCATGGAGGACCAG CTGGCTAAAGGTCTGAAGCTTGGTTTGGATGCGTCATTTGTGCCCAACACTGG CAAGAAGAGCGCCAAACTGAAATCAGGCTACAAATGTGACTTTGTAAATGTTGGCTGTGACCTGGACTTCGACATGTCCGGTCCCACTGTCCATGCAGCTGCTGTGTTGGGCTACGAGGGCTGGCTGGCAGGCTACCAGTTGGCTTTTGACACATCCAAATCTAAACTGACCCAGAACAACTTTTCCCTTGGATACAAGGCCGGTGACTTCCAGCTTCACACCAACGT TAATGATGGCACAGAGTTCGGTGGCTCCATTTACCAAAAGGTGAACAGCAACTTAGAGACGGCAGTCCACCTGGCCTGGACAGctggcagcaacaacacaagctTTGGAATTGGAGCCAAATACCAGCTGGATAAGGATGCCTCCCTGTCT ACCAAAGTTAACAACGCCTGCCTAGTTGGAGTTGGATACACACAAACCCTCAGGCCAG GAGTGAAGCTCACCCTCTCAGGGCTGATAGACGGGAAGAACATGAACGGCGGTGGACACAAAGTCGGCTTGGGTTTCGAGCTGGAAGCGTAA